CGGGAAGCGCGTACATCGGCACGACGGAACTGTCGAAGCTGTCGGACAAGGAGATTACGGCGCTGCGGCGTGACCGCCTGGGCTTTGTGTTCCAGTCCTTCAACTTGGTGCCGACGTTGACAGCGGCGGAGAACATCACCCTGCCTATCAATATCGCTGGTCGTAAGGTGGATAAGCAGTGGTTCGAGGAAATCACCACGCGCCTCGGGCTTAAAGAACGGCTTACGCACCGCCCCTCGGAACTGTCCGGTGGCCAGCAGCAGCGTGTCGCCTGTGCGCGTGCCATTGTCAGCCGGCCGGAGATCATCTTTGGAGATGAGCCGACGGGCAACTTGGACTCGAACTCATCCCGTGAGGTGTTGACGATTCTCCGCGATGCGGTTGATGACATCGGCCAGACCGTTGTCATTGTGACGCATGATGCCACCGCCGCGTCCTACGCAGACCGTGTTGTGTTCCTCGCGGATGGCCGCGTGGTTGACGAGCTTCGCAACCCCACGCCCGCCGATATTTTGGCGCGCATGGCAGATATTGAGAATCTTTAGGAAGGCAGGTCATCTCTCCCCATGGCATCATCGTCTTCCACGCTAAGCCGCGTCGCCTGGCGTAATATCACCTCGCACAAGTTGCGCCTCGTGCTCACAATTATTTCGGTCGTGCTGGGCACAGCCTTCATCACCGGCGCATTTGTGTTCACATCATCGCTGGACAAGGCCTTTAAGGGCGCAATGAGTACCGCTTATGACGGTGTCGACGTGGTGGTGACGGCCCCAGCTGACAATCCCGGTGCTCTCACCGAAGAAACCGCGCAGGAAATCGAAAGCTTCCCCGGGGTCCGAGCCCTCAACATTGGCGATCCCAACAACAGCATTACGGCCACGGGAGCCGACGGCAAGCCGATTCAAACCAATGGTTCGCCATCGATGGGTCTTCCCTACTATCCAGCGGCCGAAGCGGTGGGCAACAAGGTCACGGTTACCGAGGGGCACGCGCCGGAAACACCAGGTGAGGTGGTCGTCAACTCCACCACCGCCGAACTCGGCAACCTCCACGTCGGCACTGAAATCAAAGTAGCCACCCGCCTCGATCGGGCGACGGTGAAGGTTGTCGGCATCGCTGATACCTCCATCGACGAAACCGGCTACCTCGCGGTCTTTTTCACCCAGAATCAGTGGCGCAAGCTCTACGGCGCGGACAGCCATATGGACATGTTCACCCTCGCCGCCGATTCCACCACTGACGCTGCCACGCTTACCCGTGATGTCGCAGAAGCATTCCCCGAGCTCAAGGTAGAGGCAGGCTCTAAGCTCGCCGAGGAGGCCTCCGAACGTGTCTCCTCTGCCTTAAGCTTTGTCAACTACTTCCTCATCGCTTTCGGGCTCATCGGGCTGCTTGTGGGCATCTTCATCATCTCCAATACTTTCACCATGCTGGTCACTCAGCGCATGAAGGAGTTCGCTCTCCTCCGCGCCCTCGGTGCTTCACGACGACAGCTCACTGCGTCCGTCCTCTTGGAGGCATTCATTGTTGGCCTCATCGGTTCCGCACTAGGTGTCATCACGGGATTTGGGCTGAGCCAGGGGCTATTCATGCTTCTCGATGCCATGAGTATCTCCATGCCCGGCGATGGCCTGACATTCGAACCGGTGGCAGTCATCGTTCCTCTCCTTGTCGGCGTGGCCATCACCATGATCGCCGCCTGGACGCCGGCCGCCCGCGCTGGCGCGGTCCCTCCTGTAGAAGCCATGCGCTCTGGGGATCAAACAACCAGCAATAGCCTCAGTGCTAGGACGTGGACCGGTACTGTGCTGGCGTCCGCCGCGATCGTAATCATTGCCTGGGCATTGCAGTGGAACGACGCAGAAACCAAGATTCGTGCCGTCTTCGTTGGTGTCGGTGCAGTGATGGCCGTAGCCTCCGTCTGGCTTGTCGGCCCCGCGCTGTCCATGCCTCTGATCGGAGGACTGGGGCGCGTCGTAGGTGCGCCTTTTGGAACCGTCGGCAAGCTTGCGGCGACGAACTCCCACCGCAATCCGCGCAGAACGGGAACCACATCGTTTGCACTGACGCTCGGGCTTGCGCTGGTGACTGTGATTGGCATGTTCGGTGTGTCCATGAAGGAGGCGGTCAATGAGTGGTCAGAGACCAATCTGACGGCTGACTTCGTGCTCTCGCCACCTCTGACCGCGCATTCGGCCCTGCCACTTGGGGTCGAGGATGCGGTGAAGGATATCGATGGTGTCGACGACACCGCAACCTTGTCGATTGGCGCGCTACTGGTAATCCCACCTGAGGAAGCCGCCACGATGATAGCTTCCGACGGCGAACAAACTGAAGTCGGACCGGAATCTAGTAATGCGTCGGTTTTCAACTCCAACGTCGGCAAATGGTACGGCACTCGCGCCATCCAGGGCTCCCTGGATCTGGCCAAGCCGGATGCGGGAATTGTCATCAGCGAATCAACAGCGAAAAAGAATAGTTGGAACGTTGGCACTGAACTCGCAGTTGTTTCCAAAGGCGGCATAACACGGCTCCCCGTCACCGGCATTTTTGCTGACACAAGAGATCCAGGCCAGTCGATTATTGTCTCCGACGAAGCCGCCCATAAATATGTCAAAAGCAGCCACCTGTTGCCCTTCCAGACCTACGTCGATGTCTCCAATTCCATCGCGGCAGACAGCGGCTCCTTGGATAAAATGAAGCAAAAGCTTAGCGACGCAGTTGCGGACTACCTCGTAGTACAAGTGATGACTGCTAAGGAGTTTGCGGGCCTGGCTAATGCCTCTATCGATGTCATGCTGGGAATCGTGTACGCACTGCTGGCACTGGCGGTCATCATTTCGATTCTGGGAATTATCAATACTGTCGCGCTCTCAGTTGTCGAGCGCCGCCAGGAGATTGGCATGCTTCGAGCCGTCGGCCTGCAGCGCTCGGGGATTCGCCGGATGATTCGCCTGGAATCTGTGGAAATCTCCATTTTCGGCGCGGTTGTGGGTATTGTCCTCGGCTTGTTCCTTGGCTGGTCACTGCTGACCGTGCTGAAGGATGAGGGCCTGAATACTATTGCGGTACCGTGGCTGCAGGTTGTTCTCACGCTGCTTGGGTCTGCGCTTGTAGGCGTTATTGCTGCTCTCGGACCTGGTCAGAAGGCCGCGAAGACACCACCTCTGGCCGCTATCGCAGACGAATAGCCGCCGCTATATGAAAGCGCCCCGTGCAGATATAGTTTCTGCACGGGGTTTTATTTCGCCTTATTACCTAGGCCGAATCAGCTATCCGACTCACGCATTTCCGCTGGAAATTTATACGGCTGCGTTGGCCTTGCGAACCTCGCGTTCACGATTCTTCAGCGCCTTATTGAGAAGCATAAGGAACCACACAAAGCCAACCGTCAGGATAATGTGGCCGAGTCCTGCAATTCCCGAGTACATCGGACCCCAGGCCTCCGGGCCTGAAACAACGTGGACGATACCGTTTGCCACCATCATGCCGATCGTCCAAACAATGCCGACATTCTGAACAATGAACCAGCGATCAAAGCCCTTGACAGCTGAAATATTGAATTGACCATCCAATGCCAGCGCAACCAAGAAAAAGATCGTGCCAAGGACAAGGAAATGCGTGTGCAGCGTATTGAGCTGCGTTTTATCGCCAAAATCCATTGCACGGGTAAATTCACGATAGAAAACGCCAGAGAATAGACCAAGACCGAGATAGACCGAAGCGGCTGTGAATAACTTACGCATACTTCGTAGCCTACTCAGATAACACTGGCTTCTAAATGGACTAAACCCAGGGGGTTAAACGAAAGTTTGATACCGCGAAACTAGAGGGCCTCAAACTAACCGCGCGAATCGAGCCACAACACGTTTCGGCACAGCCTTAAATAGAGCCATCACCAGACCATATAGACCGGGTGCGACCTCCGCTCGGCCGCTCTCCGCTGCACGTAACGTGCGCTCCACCAGATAACTGAGATTCTGCTCAGGCATAAGACGCAACTTCACCGACTTCGCCTGCTTCACGACGTCCCGTAGCGCCTTGGTCTTAACCTTTCCCGGGTAGCAAATAGTTACAGTTACACCATTAGGTTTCAATTCCTCTCTAAGGCAGATACCCCAGTGCCGAATAAACGCTTTCGATGCTGTGTACACCGCCAGCCCTGGAGTTGGTGCTACAGCTGAGATCGATGAAACGAAAATGATGTGGCCGTTCTTTTCGAATAAATCGTTTAGCGAGTAAACCGCTGCGACCGTACCGCGAATATTCGTCTGTATCATTTGATCAGCCTGCGAAAAATCCTGGGTTTTAACATCGCCATAATTCGCATACGCGGCATTGAGGATTAAATAAACTATCGTCGCGTGATGGCGGTCAACATGATTCCGGAGTTTATCGCCAAAATCATCATCGGACTGATCTAGACAAAGATATCGAAGACGAGGACCTTGCCTCTGCGAGAACTCAGCGTCTTCACCGGAAGAATCATCGTTGTAGCTACGAGAAACACACCAAATTTCATCTAGGTCTGGACGTAGCTGCCCAAGTCTATCGGCAAAGACGGCGCCTATGCCCCGAGATGCTCCAGTCACGATTCCCACTCGCATGAATTCCAAGATACAGCCGACTGAGTCGAGCAATTAAAACGGCGCCGACGTAGCGCGCCGCATAGGAATAAGCATACGAACAGCAAAATGCAGCACTAAAACGCTAGTTAATTCTGTTTACCCGTAGGTACAAAAGTGGGCCGCAGCACCCAACCCCACACGGGAACTGGCTACCACGACCCACAACAATAAACTTTTTATGCCGGCGGCGACCTACTCTCCCACACCCTCCCGAGTGCAGTACCATCGGCGCTGGTGGACTTAGCTTCCGGGTTCGGAATGGGACCGGGCGTGACCCCACCGCTAACACCACCGACAAAAACCAGGCAACAACCATCCCCACCACAACTTTGGGTGGGTGGTGTCATGCCAGACACTGAATAACGGACGCGAGCAAAAACCCTGTAATTCACACTTTGTGTGTTGAATGTTTGGTCTATTAGTACCGGTCACCTCCACACCTTACGATGCTTCCAGATCCGGCCTATCAACCCCATCATCTATAGGGGACCTCAAAAGAAACCTAATCTTGGAACAGGCTTCCCGCTTAGATGCTTTCAGCGGTTATCCCTTCCGTACGTAGCCAACCAGCCATGCCCCAGGCGGGACAACTGGCACACCAGAGGTACGTCCATCCCGGTCCTCTCGTACTAGGGACAGCCTTCCTCAAGTTTCTACGCGCGCGGCGGATAGAGACCGAACTGTCTCACGACGTTCTAAACCCAGCTCGCGTGCCGCTTTAATGGGCGAACAGCCCAACCCTTGGGACCTACTCCAGCCCCAGGATGCGACGAGCCGACATCGAGGTGCCAAACCATCCCGTCGATATGGACTCTTGGGGAAGATCAGCCTGTTATCCCCGGGGTACCTTTTATCCGTTGAGCGACACCGCTTCCACAAGCCGGTGCCGGATCACTAGTCCCTAGTTTCCTACCTGCTCGACCTGTCAGTC
The sequence above is drawn from the Corynebacterium jeikeium genome and encodes:
- a CDS encoding ABC transporter ATP-binding protein produces the protein MKHSAPPAAAYAEGLTKKYGVGNAAVTALDHVDISFAAGEFTAIMGPSGSGKSTLMHCMAGLDSATSGSAYIGTTELSKLSDKEITALRRDRLGFVFQSFNLVPTLTAAENITLPINIAGRKVDKQWFEEITTRLGLKERLTHRPSELSGGQQQRVACARAIVSRPEIIFGDEPTGNLDSNSSREVLTILRDAVDDIGQTVVIVTHDATAASYADRVVFLADGRVVDELRNPTPADILARMADIENL
- a CDS encoding ABC transporter permease, whose amino-acid sequence is MASSSSTLSRVAWRNITSHKLRLVLTIISVVLGTAFITGAFVFTSSLDKAFKGAMSTAYDGVDVVVTAPADNPGALTEETAQEIESFPGVRALNIGDPNNSITATGADGKPIQTNGSPSMGLPYYPAAEAVGNKVTVTEGHAPETPGEVVVNSTTAELGNLHVGTEIKVATRLDRATVKVVGIADTSIDETGYLAVFFTQNQWRKLYGADSHMDMFTLAADSTTDAATLTRDVAEAFPELKVEAGSKLAEEASERVSSALSFVNYFLIAFGLIGLLVGIFIISNTFTMLVTQRMKEFALLRALGASRRQLTASVLLEAFIVGLIGSALGVITGFGLSQGLFMLLDAMSISMPGDGLTFEPVAVIVPLLVGVAITMIAAWTPAARAGAVPPVEAMRSGDQTTSNSLSARTWTGTVLASAAIVIIAWALQWNDAETKIRAVFVGVGAVMAVASVWLVGPALSMPLIGGLGRVVGAPFGTVGKLAATNSHRNPRRTGTTSFALTLGLALVTVIGMFGVSMKEAVNEWSETNLTADFVLSPPLTAHSALPLGVEDAVKDIDGVDDTATLSIGALLVIPPEEAATMIASDGEQTEVGPESSNASVFNSNVGKWYGTRAIQGSLDLAKPDAGIVISESTAKKNSWNVGTELAVVSKGGITRLPVTGIFADTRDPGQSIIVSDEAAHKYVKSSHLLPFQTYVDVSNSIAADSGSLDKMKQKLSDAVADYLVVQVMTAKEFAGLANASIDVMLGIVYALLALAVIISILGIINTVALSVVERRQEIGMLRAVGLQRSGIRRMIRLESVEISIFGAVVGIVLGLFLGWSLLTVLKDEGLNTIAVPWLQVVLTLLGSALVGVIAALGPGQKAAKTPPLAAIADE
- a CDS encoding DUF2871 domain-containing protein; amino-acid sequence: MRKLFTAASVYLGLGLFSGVFYREFTRAMDFGDKTQLNTLHTHFLVLGTIFFLVALALDGQFNISAVKGFDRWFIVQNVGIVWTIGMMVANGIVHVVSGPEAWGPMYSGIAGLGHIILTVGFVWFLMLLNKALKNREREVRKANAAV
- a CDS encoding SDR family NAD(P)-dependent oxidoreductase — encoded protein: MRVGIVTGASRGIGAVFADRLGQLRPDLDEIWCVSRSYNDDSSGEDAEFSQRQGPRLRYLCLDQSDDDFGDKLRNHVDRHHATIVYLILNAAYANYGDVKTQDFSQADQMIQTNIRGTVAAVYSLNDLFEKNGHIIFVSSISAVAPTPGLAVYTASKAFIRHWGICLREELKPNGVTVTICYPGKVKTKALRDVVKQAKSVKLRLMPEQNLSYLVERTLRAAESGRAEVAPGLYGLVMALFKAVPKRVVARFARLV